A genomic window from Sporosarcina sp. Marseille-Q4063 includes:
- a CDS encoding YwqG family protein: MNLSEAKSYDKESLFPETGILYFFYDIIEQPWGMDKEDEESFQVYYFDGDARELARTPYPEITEDYFPIPTYKIIFTEIVTFPEELNGLDLTEDELYNYYEFRESSQPRHYMFGEPFNIQNNVFEEIIYYENEAEADGKIKLRNKELVLLFQMDSDDLNVMWGDSGTIYFCIDKKDLENKTFSKTKFTLQCY; the protein is encoded by the coding sequence ATTAATTTATCAGAAGCAAAATCATATGACAAAGAAAGTCTTTTTCCCGAAACAGGAATCTTATACTTCTTTTATGACATTATCGAACAGCCTTGGGGGATGGATAAAGAAGACGAGGAAAGTTTTCAAGTTTATTATTTTGATGGTGATGCACGGGAGTTAGCGCGTACTCCTTATCCTGAAATTACTGAAGATTATTTTCCTATACCAACTTATAAAATAATATTTACAGAAATAGTAACCTTTCCGGAGGAGCTTAACGGTTTAGATTTAACTGAAGATGAATTGTATAATTACTACGAATTCAGGGAAAGTAGTCAGCCGAGACATTATATGTTTGGTGAACCATTCAACATTCAAAACAATGTGTTTGAAGAAATTATTTACTATGAAAATGAAGCAGAAGCCGATGGGAAAATAAAATTAAGAAATAAAGAATTGGTTTTGCTATTTCAAATGGATAGTGATGATTTAAATGTAATGTGGGGGGATTCTGGTACAATTTATTTCTGTATCGATAAAAAAGATCTTGAGAACAAAACGTTTTCGAAGACGAAATTTACGCTTCAGTGTTATTAA
- a CDS encoding S1C family serine protease yields MDSKSDQKGKNIEDDTEIIDDESSPEVDGDISDEELQELVLEAQREALYKASLEKTNSKPRHSFPKWIFWLMSIMMLVSTFSVVFEIYSIPAIDFLRTSMKLSQQEDIATYKEAVVVVVTEDGKGTGFNISSDGTILTNHHVIEGNSVVTVVFPDEGRFTANVVNTYPSVDLAILDIDAENLPFLELADQTTFIDHEPIYFIGNPLSFKGIANEGTIIDYTQLTDWDVPVIMMEAPVYRGNSGSPVINRSGEVIGVVFATMKDEAHGKVGLFVPIDEYYNAVE; encoded by the coding sequence GTGGATTCAAAGAGCGATCAGAAAGGAAAAAACATTGAAGATGATACCGAAATAATTGATGACGAAAGCAGTCCAGAAGTTGACGGAGATATCAGCGATGAAGAACTACAGGAACTCGTGTTGGAAGCACAGCGGGAAGCACTCTACAAAGCATCTCTTGAAAAAACAAATTCCAAACCAAGACATTCCTTCCCAAAATGGATTTTTTGGTTGATGTCGATCATGATGCTCGTAAGTACATTTTCAGTCGTATTTGAAATCTATTCGATTCCAGCAATCGACTTTTTAAGAACATCGATGAAGTTATCGCAACAAGAAGATATTGCGACTTATAAAGAAGCCGTTGTGGTGGTTGTTACGGAAGATGGTAAAGGTACAGGTTTCAACATCTCGAGCGATGGAACGATACTGACAAATCATCACGTCATTGAAGGAAATTCCGTGGTCACAGTAGTGTTTCCCGATGAGGGTCGCTTTACAGCCAATGTTGTGAATACATATCCGTCTGTCGACCTTGCGATATTAGATATCGATGCTGAAAACTTGCCGTTTTTGGAACTCGCGGATCAAACAACGTTTATTGATCACGAACCAATCTATTTCATTGGAAATCCGCTGAGTTTTAAAGGTATCGCGAATGAAGGAACAATTATTGATTATACCCAATTAACCGATTGGGATGTTCCAGTCATTATGATGGAAGCCCCTGTTTATCGCGGGAATAGTGGCAGCCCTGTTATAAATCGGAGCGGTGAAGTAATTGGTGTCGTATTCGCAACTATGAAAGATGAAGCACATGGCAAAGTTGGATTATTTGTGCCGATTGATGAGTATTATAATGCAGTTGAATGA
- a CDS encoding group-specific protein — MSTCNLDHTLEDVTKKLSEQKPFLPVDLFEESNHLLEQRPDQNTLNELFHLLKKYDLASEEERAGRNTGISKLTSK, encoded by the coding sequence ATGAGTACATGTAATTTGGATCATACTTTGGAGGATGTAACAAAGAAGTTATCCGAACAAAAACCATTTCTTCCGGTGGATTTATTCGAGGAGAGTAATCATTTGTTAGAGCAAAGACCTGATCAGAATACATTAAATGAGTTATTTCATTTGCTGAAAAAATATGATTTGGCATCAGAAGAAGAACGAGCGGGAAGAAATACGGGGATAAGCAAATTAACAAGTAAGTAA
- a CDS encoding DUF1641 domain-containing protein — MAAPITSIKVKELTAEEIQDEKLLELQLLLTKQEQAINKILEITGGLDDAGVLDAVNAMVKAKDEIAEIAVGQVSREPVTNLINHVINASGMLTAISPDVTEKLAASVKSGFNEAELYDGNNETIGVFDLIKSLKDPDVNRAVKFGLHFLKGMGKGLDGE, encoded by the coding sequence ATGGCAGCGCCGATTACTTCTATTAAGGTGAAAGAATTAACAGCCGAAGAAATTCAAGATGAGAAACTGTTAGAGCTTCAATTATTGCTCACCAAACAAGAACAAGCGATCAATAAAATTCTTGAAATAACAGGCGGTTTGGATGATGCTGGCGTGCTTGATGCAGTGAATGCGATGGTCAAAGCGAAAGATGAAATCGCTGAAATTGCTGTCGGTCAAGTATCCCGCGAACCGGTAACTAATTTGATTAATCATGTAATCAATGCATCTGGCATGCTGACAGCCATAAGTCCCGATGTTACCGAAAAACTAGCCGCAAGTGTGAAAAGTGGCTTTAATGAAGCGGAATTATATGATGGAAACAACGAAACGATTGGTGTATTTGATTTGATAAAGTCATTAAAAGACCCTGATGTCAACCGTGCCGTTAAATTCGGATTACATTTCTTGAAAGGGATGGGAAAAGGATTGGATGGGGAATAA
- a CDS encoding transcriptional regulator, translating into MRIKLINSMKYSESLDMIYIANNGVISKRRVKVIQIEEGTFRAYCYLRKSTRTFKIDNVLALVPVIQTESMVI; encoded by the coding sequence GTGCGTATCAAGCTGATTAATTCGATGAAGTATAGTGAGTCACTGGACATGATTTATATTGCAAATAACGGTGTAATTAGTAAGCGAAGAGTCAAGGTTATTCAAATTGAAGAGGGGACTTTCCGAGCCTACTGTTATTTGCGTAAATCAACCAGAACTTTCAAAATCGACAATGTGCTTGCGCTAGTTCCTGTGATCCAAACTGAAAGCATGGTGATTTAA
- the fdhF gene encoding formate dehydrogenase subunit alpha: MSIKIDGENFNFQEGMTILQVINAFKIEHPQICYLPEVDPIETCDTCIVEVDGELLRACSAKAVSGMNISLSSPNAKEAQTEAMDRILENHLLYCTVCDNNNGNCKIHNTVGMMEIEHQKYPFEPKCTEDSVDFTHPFYRYDPNQCIACGQCVEACQNLQVNETLTMDWERDRPIVLWDNGAKINDSSCVGCGHCVTVCPCNALMEKSMLGEAGFMTGMKEEIMSPLIDLVKDVEPGYSGIMAVSEAEAAMRETRTKKTKTVCTFCGVGCTFEVWTKDRKILKIQPVSEAPVNAISTCVKGKFGWDFVNSEERLTTPLIRQGDSFVEATWKEALDLVASRLGEIKKEYGKDGVGIISSSKITNEENYVVQKLARQVFETNNVDNCSRYCQSPATDGLFRTVGMGGDAGTIKDISEAGLVIIIGANPAEGHPVLATRVKRANKLHGQKLIVADLRKHEMAERSNIFISPKQGTDQVWLMAVTKYMIDQGWHDEKFIKENVHSFDEFKDVLEKYTLDYAEKMTGVSKTQLIKTAEMIHQADGTCILWGMGVTQNTGGSDTSAAISNLLLATGNYRRPGAGAYPLRGHNNVQGACDMGSLPGWLPGYQHVTDDKARRKFEKAYGVKIDHKPGLDNIQMLQAVESDIMKAMYIVGEDMALVDSNANYVHDMLSKLEFLVVQDIFFSRTAQYADVILPAVPSLEKDGTFTNTERRVQRLYKALPELGQGMADWWIVQEIANRLGANWNYSHPSEIFAEMASLSPLFSRADYKVMEGWSSFLWGSLDGSSTPLLYVDGFNFPDKKARFALSDWVEPVEFPIEYDLHINNGRLLEHFHEGNLTNKSDGIQSKVPEIFVEVSPKLAKKRGVKSGSIVRLVSPYGALRLPALVTDRVKENELFLPMNSVEKESAINFLTGPAVDERTNTPAFKQTMVRMEVIQRDGESPLPKSNHRNKKRNPRPGIEVERKWAKPGYIHLTTNDEG, translated from the coding sequence TTGTCAATTAAGATTGATGGGGAGAATTTTAACTTTCAAGAAGGAATGACAATACTTCAAGTAATCAATGCATTTAAAATTGAACACCCGCAAATTTGTTATTTGCCGGAAGTAGACCCGATTGAAACATGCGATACATGTATTGTCGAAGTAGACGGTGAGCTACTGCGCGCTTGTTCGGCAAAAGCCGTTTCGGGAATGAACATCTCACTTTCGTCCCCGAACGCGAAGGAAGCGCAAACAGAGGCGATGGACCGAATTCTCGAAAACCATTTACTCTATTGTACTGTATGCGATAACAATAACGGCAATTGCAAAATACACAATACAGTAGGCATGATGGAAATTGAACATCAAAAATATCCTTTTGAACCTAAGTGCACAGAGGACAGTGTCGATTTTACACATCCGTTTTATCGTTATGATCCAAATCAGTGCATCGCTTGCGGCCAATGTGTGGAAGCTTGCCAAAACTTGCAAGTGAACGAAACGCTGACAATGGATTGGGAGCGGGATCGCCCGATTGTTTTATGGGATAACGGGGCGAAAATCAATGATTCGTCCTGTGTCGGTTGCGGCCATTGTGTCACGGTCTGTCCTTGTAATGCGCTAATGGAGAAGTCGATGCTCGGTGAAGCTGGATTTATGACCGGAATGAAAGAAGAAATCATGTCGCCGTTAATTGACTTAGTAAAAGATGTAGAACCAGGTTATAGCGGGATTATGGCGGTTTCAGAAGCAGAGGCAGCCATGCGTGAAACGAGAACGAAAAAGACGAAAACGGTTTGCACATTTTGCGGAGTCGGCTGTACGTTTGAAGTGTGGACGAAAGACCGTAAAATTTTGAAAATCCAGCCCGTTTCAGAAGCGCCCGTAAATGCGATTTCCACTTGCGTTAAGGGGAAGTTTGGTTGGGACTTTGTTAATAGCGAAGAGCGGCTAACAACGCCGTTGATCCGTCAAGGTGATTCCTTTGTCGAGGCTACCTGGAAAGAAGCGTTGGACCTTGTGGCTTCAAGGCTCGGGGAAATTAAAAAGGAATACGGGAAAGACGGGGTCGGGATCATCTCCTCCTCGAAGATCACGAACGAGGAAAATTATGTCGTTCAAAAACTAGCACGCCAAGTATTTGAAACGAATAACGTGGATAATTGTTCCCGCTACTGCCAATCTCCTGCGACGGACGGGTTATTCCGTACAGTCGGCATGGGAGGGGATGCCGGAACGATTAAAGATATTTCTGAAGCTGGCCTCGTCATTATTATCGGCGCGAACCCGGCTGAAGGCCATCCCGTTCTAGCTACACGAGTAAAACGCGCGAATAAATTACATGGCCAGAAATTGATCGTCGCGGATTTACGGAAACATGAAATGGCAGAGCGTTCCAATATTTTTATCAGTCCAAAACAAGGAACCGACCAAGTATGGCTCATGGCGGTAACAAAATATATGATAGACCAAGGTTGGCATGATGAGAAATTCATAAAGGAAAATGTTCATTCATTTGATGAATTTAAAGACGTATTGGAGAAGTACACACTTGATTACGCAGAAAAAATGACTGGAGTGTCAAAAACTCAGCTTATCAAAACGGCAGAAATGATTCATCAAGCAGATGGCACGTGCATTTTATGGGGAATGGGCGTGACGCAAAATACCGGCGGTTCGGATACGTCCGCGGCTATTTCGAACTTGCTGCTAGCCACGGGGAATTATCGTCGACCGGGTGCCGGAGCCTATCCGCTTCGCGGACATAATAATGTGCAAGGCGCTTGTGACATGGGTTCACTTCCGGGATGGCTACCTGGTTATCAGCATGTGACGGACGATAAAGCGCGCCGGAAGTTCGAGAAAGCCTATGGCGTTAAAATCGATCATAAACCGGGGCTTGATAATATCCAAATGCTTCAAGCGGTAGAGAGCGATATTATGAAAGCGATGTATATCGTCGGGGAAGATATGGCGCTTGTCGATTCGAATGCGAATTATGTGCATGATATGCTCTCGAAATTGGAGTTTCTAGTTGTTCAAGATATTTTCTTTTCAAGAACAGCGCAATATGCAGATGTGATTTTGCCGGCAGTTCCATCGCTTGAAAAAGACGGGACATTTACGAATACAGAAAGACGCGTGCAACGATTATACAAGGCGCTTCCAGAATTGGGACAAGGAATGGCAGACTGGTGGATTGTCCAAGAAATTGCCAATCGACTCGGTGCTAATTGGAACTATAGTCATCCAAGTGAAATCTTCGCGGAAATGGCAAGTTTATCGCCGCTCTTCAGCCGGGCGGATTACAAAGTGATGGAAGGCTGGAGTAGTTTCTTATGGGGAAGTTTGGATGGTTCGAGTACTCCGCTGCTTTATGTGGACGGGTTTAATTTCCCTGATAAAAAAGCGCGTTTTGCATTATCGGATTGGGTAGAGCCGGTCGAGTTTCCGATCGAGTATGATCTCCATATTAATAACGGGCGTCTGCTCGAACATTTTCATGAAGGAAATTTAACGAATAAGTCGGACGGAATCCAATCGAAAGTGCCTGAAATTTTCGTGGAAGTCTCGCCGAAACTTGCGAAAAAACGAGGGGTGAAAAGCGGTTCGATCGTTCGCTTAGTTTCCCCGTACGGCGCTTTAAGATTGCCTGCCCTTGTAACGGATCGGGTCAAAGAAAACGAACTATTTTTACCGATGAATTCAGTGGAAAAAGAGTCGGCCATTAACTTCTTAACCGGTCCTGCAGTCGACGAACGCACGAATACGCCTGCATTCAAACAGACAATGGTGCGGATGGAAGTCATTCAGCGGGACGGGGAATCCCCATTGCCAAAATCAAACCATCGAAATAAAAAACGAAATCCAAGGCCGGGAATTGAAGTCGAGAGAAAATGGGCAAAACCAGGATATATCCACTTAACGACTAATGATGAAGGGTGA
- a CDS encoding aminoglycoside phosphotransferase family protein has translation MDIHSIPFLKNNSSFEFINEGFSTDEKWCVDHTYLVRISPNGDRERLEMQANLTNAAHENDPHIPFVHEVGVHDGKTYMILDYIKGESGRVVLPKLSKDIQYRIGQQVGQTLYKMHQITAPDSYPSWDHRLISQVERLLPRFEDIATGNKRYEKVARFVMNHLHLIAGRPSCVQHHDFHPGNILIHGEQFTGLIDMEKVRYADPMNEFKKMEYFNVPISKDYSRGVFDGYHDNAPIPTSFWELHRLYAAIHIISAEVWANEIALDQQDRFKTYTDFTINQFDDFNLLIPKWYKED, from the coding sequence ATGGATATTCATTCAATACCTTTTTTGAAAAATAACTCATCATTCGAATTTATCAATGAAGGATTTTCGACTGATGAGAAATGGTGCGTGGATCATACATATTTAGTACGAATTTCTCCAAATGGCGATCGAGAGCGTTTAGAAATGCAGGCAAATTTGACAAATGCTGCCCATGAAAATGATCCACACATTCCTTTCGTGCATGAAGTAGGGGTTCATGATGGCAAAACTTATATGATTTTGGATTACATCAAAGGTGAAAGTGGGCGAGTGGTGCTACCGAAACTAAGTAAGGATATTCAATACCGAATTGGTCAGCAAGTGGGACAAACACTATACAAGATGCATCAGATTACTGCTCCTGATAGCTATCCATCTTGGGATCATCGTTTGATTTCTCAAGTTGAGAGATTATTACCGCGGTTTGAAGACATTGCTACTGGCAATAAACGGTATGAAAAGGTTGCTCGTTTTGTCATGAATCATTTGCATTTAATTGCTGGGCGTCCTAGTTGTGTTCAGCATCATGACTTTCATCCAGGAAACATTTTGATTCATGGAGAGCAATTTACTGGTTTGATTGATATGGAAAAAGTTAGATACGCGGACCCCATGAATGAGTTTAAAAAGATGGAGTACTTTAATGTACCTATAAGTAAGGATTATTCCCGTGGTGTATTTGATGGATATCATGATAACGCACCCATTCCGACTTCTTTTTGGGAATTGCATAGATTGTACGCAGCGATTCATATTATATCCGCAGAAGTTTGGGCCAATGAAATCGCGCTGGATCAGCAAGATAGGTTCAAAACTTATACGGATTTTACTATAAATCAATTTGATGATTTCAATCTACTCATCCCAAAGTGGTATAAAGAAGATTGA
- the fdhD gene encoding formate dehydrogenase accessory sulfurtransferase FdhD produces the protein MKKIQKRNVLRFSKGSFHPKEDNVAVEHPVTIKINDKEFMTIVCTPEYIEDMVIGFLASERVIGKYDEIKEIWVQEELGYVHIKTDKLYPFYEKLQSKRYITSCCGMSRQGFVFANDALTAKIMTETRVTLTAEECFSLMAEMENSAKLFQHTGGVHNAALCDRNGIVLSRMDIGRHNALDKIYGHCLKNNIPVDDKVIVFSGRISSEILLKVAKIGCEVVLSKSAPTELALQLAEDLGITTVGFIRDGSFNLYTHPERIII, from the coding sequence GTGAAGAAAATTCAAAAACGAAATGTTTTGCGTTTTTCCAAAGGAAGCTTTCACCCAAAAGAAGACAATGTCGCTGTTGAGCACCCCGTCACGATTAAAATTAACGACAAAGAATTTATGACTATCGTTTGCACGCCCGAATATATCGAAGACATGGTTATCGGCTTCTTGGCTTCTGAAAGAGTAATCGGTAAATATGATGAAATTAAAGAGATATGGGTGCAAGAAGAGCTGGGATACGTCCATATAAAAACAGATAAACTCTACCCTTTTTATGAAAAGTTACAAAGCAAACGTTATATCACCTCGTGTTGCGGGATGAGCCGACAAGGATTTGTGTTTGCGAATGATGCACTCACAGCTAAAATAATGACGGAAACCCGCGTTACTTTAACGGCCGAGGAATGCTTTTCGCTAATGGCAGAAATGGAGAATTCGGCAAAACTTTTTCAGCATACCGGCGGGGTCCACAACGCGGCTTTATGCGATCGAAACGGCATTGTTTTATCAAGAATGGATATCGGGCGCCATAACGCTTTGGATAAAATTTATGGGCATTGTTTGAAGAACAATATTCCCGTCGACGATAAAGTGATTGTGTTTAGCGGCCGAATCTCTTCTGAAATCCTTTTGAAGGTTGCAAAAATCGGGTGCGAGGTAGTTTTATCGAAATCAGCTCCTACTGAACTTGCATTACAACTCGCCGAGGATTTAGGCATCACCACGGTTGGTTTTATCAGGGATGGCTCTTTTAACTTATATACGCATCCAGAACGAATTATTATTTAG
- a CDS encoding tripartite tricarboxylate transporter permease codes for MSLLMTAILFAFIGAVVFSLIGLISGTDETAVMVPLTLLVVLLGAPPAAIFSFFMAAVLAKHLTHAVPTALMGIPGDTTAVPLVDHANTLRRMGMPHVALRKMISGGIIGAFIALPTAVLLGQFLGQFADFFKSSSGIIFTIAAVLIAFFSQGRWVSVLMIIPFAFFIKSLDMISFSILDKHLAISFFLGIAIGPMFSDILIATSSSAKRAIEKNEPKKYQLAPETKMWKGFFPNPLKILSGEQKFFTAVTTFISSLTFVFSPVGMTSLMGEIVGSRTKGAYKKSTTSLAVMNGVTESTYIAETIIPLIAFGIPLSPVALGPASPLFIAPPVFTIDPVNNLHTYLTSWEFFLYGAIGLIVAALIAYPFTMNYARKASVLVMKYISQEAIVAMFIGLACLLAFHEGQVVGIVLTFTVAAVGGLLNRILGIGAGVQFMVFYASAWIMLTMFGI; via the coding sequence ATGAGTTTACTCATGACCGCCATATTATTTGCCTTTATAGGCGCTGTTGTTTTTTCCTTGATTGGTTTGATATCCGGGACGGATGAAACAGCGGTAATGGTTCCATTGACTTTATTAGTCGTCTTATTGGGCGCTCCGCCAGCGGCGATTTTCTCGTTTTTCATGGCGGCAGTATTAGCGAAACACTTAACCCATGCTGTTCCTACTGCGTTGATGGGGATTCCCGGTGACACTACGGCGGTTCCATTAGTTGATCATGCAAACACGTTAAGAAGAATGGGCATGCCCCATGTGGCACTTAGAAAAATGATTTCCGGCGGGATTATAGGTGCTTTTATCGCACTTCCGACAGCTGTATTATTGGGACAATTTCTAGGTCAGTTTGCTGATTTCTTTAAATCTTCTTCCGGCATAATCTTTACAATCGCTGCCGTATTAATCGCTTTCTTTTCTCAAGGTAGATGGGTCAGTGTATTAATGATCATTCCTTTTGCATTTTTCATTAAAAGTCTAGACATGATTAGCTTCAGCATATTAGATAAACATTTAGCCATCAGTTTCTTCCTAGGGATTGCAATCGGTCCCATGTTTTCTGATATACTCATCGCTACTTCATCCAGCGCAAAACGAGCAATCGAAAAAAATGAACCGAAAAAGTATCAATTGGCACCTGAAACAAAGATGTGGAAAGGTTTTTTCCCAAATCCGTTGAAAATATTATCGGGGGAGCAAAAATTCTTCACGGCGGTCACTACTTTCATCTCGTCACTCACGTTTGTTTTTAGTCCCGTTGGAATGACGTCTCTTATGGGAGAAATTGTCGGTTCTCGAACAAAAGGCGCTTACAAAAAATCAACGACTAGCTTAGCTGTTATGAATGGTGTTACGGAATCTACATATATCGCAGAAACAATCATTCCATTAATCGCTTTCGGGATTCCGTTAAGTCCCGTTGCTTTAGGCCCGGCATCACCACTATTTATTGCGCCGCCCGTTTTTACAATAGACCCAGTCAACAACTTGCATACCTATTTAACGTCTTGGGAGTTTTTCCTTTACGGCGCGATTGGTCTTATCGTGGCCGCATTAATTGCCTATCCGTTTACAATGAACTATGCACGTAAAGCTTCTGTCTTGGTCATGAAGTATATTAGCCAAGAAGCGATCGTCGCGATGTTCATAGGATTAGCCTGTCTTTTGGCATTCCATGAGGGACAAGTCGTCGGCATCGTCTTAACATTTACAGTAGCTGCAGTTGGCGGCCTGTTGAATCGTATTTTGGGCATCGGCGCAGGCGTGCAATTTATGGTGTTTTACGCATCAGCCTGGATTATGTTAACGATGTTCGGAATCTGA
- a CDS encoding type 1 glutamine amidotransferase domain-containing protein has protein sequence MRLKDKKVIALVEDEFEDLELWYPIYRLREEGAIVHLVGLEKGKTYIGKYGVPAVSDYKFSDIRAEDYDAILVPGGWAPDKLRRYEEVLNFIRVMDDAKKPIGQICHAGWVLISADILKGVNVTSTPGIKHDMMNAGGNWTDEAVVVDGHIVSSQRPPDLPPYVKAFADVLAAK, from the coding sequence ATGAGACTAAAAGATAAGAAAGTCATCGCCCTTGTCGAAGATGAGTTTGAAGATTTAGAACTTTGGTATCCAATCTATCGTCTTCGTGAAGAAGGTGCAATCGTTCATTTGGTTGGATTAGAAAAAGGAAAAACGTATATTGGAAAGTACGGTGTTCCAGCCGTATCTGACTATAAATTTTCCGATATTCGCGCAGAAGATTATGACGCAATTCTTGTGCCGGGCGGATGGGCGCCTGATAAATTAAGAAGATATGAAGAGGTTCTGAACTTCATTCGCGTTATGGATGATGCTAAAAAACCAATCGGCCAAATTTGTCATGCTGGTTGGGTACTCATCTCAGCTGACATTTTAAAAGGCGTAAATGTAACAAGTACGCCTGGCATTAAACACGATATGATGAACGCAGGAGGAAACTGGACCGATGAAGCTGTCGTTGTTGACGGTCATATTGTATCCAGTCAGCGTCCACCTGATTTACCGCCATATGTAAAAGCATTTGCAGATGTACTTGCTGCGAAATAG
- a CDS encoding YfhE family protein: MNEKKAPHERMTEKNNGLSSTQEVTYQKEFKKADNAVKNEKNAQSPKS; the protein is encoded by the coding sequence ATGAACGAGAAAAAAGCGCCACACGAAAGAATGACTGAAAAAAATAACGGATTAAGTTCTACACAAGAGGTAACGTACCAAAAAGAATTTAAAAAGGCTGATAATGCTGTAAAAAATGAAAAAAATGCACAAAGTCCCAAAAGTTAA
- a CDS encoding YolD-like family protein: protein MYKNIRDRGTKKWTAMMLPEHVEALREWMAEDDYVEKPEFDDWELILIQEEIERSLQSGSPVNIQTWKDGKVITFEGVISRIDIRLRQILLVTSFETTRISVSDVIRVQVLD from the coding sequence ATGTACAAAAATATTCGTGACCGCGGAACGAAGAAATGGACAGCAATGATGTTGCCCGAGCATGTGGAAGCGTTAAGGGAGTGGATGGCCGAAGATGACTACGTTGAGAAGCCGGAATTTGATGATTGGGAGTTAATTTTAATCCAAGAAGAAATCGAACGTAGCCTTCAAAGTGGGAGTCCGGTAAACATCCAAACCTGGAAGGATGGAAAGGTCATCACTTTTGAAGGAGTTATCAGCAGAATCGATATCCGCTTGAGACAGATTTTGCTTGTAACCTCATTTGAAACAACTCGTATTTCGGTGTCGGACGTGATCAGAGTTCAAGTCTTGGATTGA
- a CDS encoding VLRF1 family aeRF1-type release factor — MTLSKELEALKKFHCEDDRCVLSVYLNTYPGDPQQLNGGWRIHLKNGLKRIGEYITASEDEKELKAFSQLKKKVTEEVLGKKNDLSKSVVIFASIEPELWSVHYVQVPVKTSLHWENHPMTEEMEYMYKAYPEAGVILPSYGEVRILDTAMGAVKEELIYEFDSNVEGWRVRKIESANHDQGKGMKSTSNPAMEPRPRTNIKGFYKGMEKVVEKLKKERGWHEIHVSGETDLANLFAETLREKPASCIYKNLNKSKANDVIHQVFEK, encoded by the coding sequence ATGACATTAAGTAAAGAGCTTGAAGCCTTAAAAAAGTTTCACTGCGAGGACGACCGCTGTGTGTTGAGTGTATATTTAAATACCTATCCTGGTGATCCGCAGCAATTAAATGGTGGTTGGAGAATTCATTTGAAAAATGGATTGAAACGGATTGGCGAGTATATAACTGCTTCTGAAGATGAAAAAGAATTAAAAGCATTTAGCCAACTCAAGAAAAAAGTAACGGAAGAAGTCCTAGGTAAAAAAAATGACCTTAGTAAAAGTGTCGTGATATTTGCATCCATAGAGCCTGAATTATGGTCAGTTCATTATGTGCAAGTCCCCGTGAAAACCAGCTTACACTGGGAGAACCATCCCATGACTGAAGAGATGGAGTATATGTACAAAGCGTATCCTGAAGCAGGCGTTATATTACCTAGCTACGGGGAAGTTCGAATTTTAGATACGGCAATGGGTGCTGTCAAAGAGGAACTTATTTACGAATTTGACTCGAACGTCGAAGGATGGAGAGTACGGAAAATAGAATCTGCTAATCATGATCAAGGCAAGGGAATGAAAAGCACTTCGAATCCCGCAATGGAACCTCGACCAAGAACGAATATAAAAGGATTCTATAAAGGAATGGAAAAAGTTGTTGAAAAGTTAAAGAAGGAACGCGGCTGGCATGAAATCCATGTATCCGGTGAAACGGACTTAGCCAATCTGTTTGCTGAAACCTTACGAGAAAAACCGGCAAGTTGTATTTACAAAAACCTAAATAAAAGCAAAGCGAATGATGTGATTCATCAGGTTTTCGAAAAGTAA